The Heptranchias perlo isolate sHepPer1 chromosome 3, sHepPer1.hap1, whole genome shotgun sequence region tgctgtaTCCTCTTATTTCTATGCTCATtagcgtgtggcaccgggagcaatccggagattactacctttgaggtcctgcttcttaatctctttcctatgtccttaaaatctgcctgcaagacctcatccccctttctacctaggtcattggtaccaatatggaccacgacctctggctgttcaccctcaccccccagaatgttctttagccgctcagtgacacccTTGACCCCGGCACttgggaggcaacatatcatcctggaatcacgtctgcggccgcagaaacgcctgtctactcATCCAACTATAGAATTCCCTATCAATattgctctcttgacctttctcctctccccctgtacagctgagtcatccatggtgctgtggacttggctctggctgcactccgcagaggaaccctctccctcaccagtattcagaactgaatactggttaaagagtgagatgcactcagggactcctgctctacctgcctggtcctgcttgtctgtctggcggtcacccagtccctgtcTGCCTGCActgtcttaagctgcggggtgaccacctcctgaaacgtgccagggcacatagcctaaaaattagaaccagaaatttcaggagtgaagttaggaaacactattacacacaaaggatggtagaagtttggaactctcatcagcaaacaacagttgatgctagctcaattgttaattttaaatctgagattgatagatttttgttaaccaaaggtatcaagggatatggggctaaggtgggaattaggtcacagatcagccatgatctcattgaatggtggaataggcttgaggggctaaatggctcactcctgttgctatgttccaatgttcctatcacAGGAGGCACAGGCATTGTTTCCTTTAAGCATGAATCAGAATGTTGGGATAATCTTAAATTGTACCACAGAACACTTCAATTTTGGCAGTCCAGTGTCAAGATCAAGCACTTTTAAATTAGGGGAGAGGATATTTGGGTGCAGAGAGAACAAAATAGTACGACCATTGTGTTAAGAGGCAGAATAGGGAAATTATGGAGGTTACGAAGGCTATTTGCTTTCTGAAGGGTGATGGTTCCGTTGCTGGAACAATCACTTTGAAAGCAGACGAAGGTGGACATAAGACTACTGTAAAGGGAGAAATTTCCGGATTGACTCCTGGAAAACATGGGTTTCACGTACACACTTTTGGAGACATTTCTAATGGCTGTGGCAGTGCAGGACCTCATTTCAACCCCTGTAATAAAACGCATGGTGCACCACAAGATAAAAAGAGACATGTAGGCGACCCGGGCAACATAGAAGCTGATGAAAATGGTACAGCCCGTTTTGAAATAGAGGACCGACTTCTTCGCCTGTCAGGAAAGCATTCAATTCTTGGACGTACTATGGTGGTTCATGAGAAGGAAGATGACCTGGGCAAAGGTAATGATAAGGAGAGTCTTGAATCAGGAAACCACGGAGCAGGCGTAGCTTGGGGTGTAATTGGAATAGACGAAGACACCAAGTAAATACATAGCAAAAATTCTAGTTAGAGACACTGTACTGATTTCATAGTCCTAAATCTGCAGTACTTGTAATTGAACAGCAATTGATTCAAAATTACATAAAGTTAATTTTGCAATGGTTATAGCAACATGCATGCAATTGTCCACTGTATGTCAGGAACTTCATCATCGgggcctgttttaaaagtcagtaaGATTAAAAAAATTGGGGTCAACTTCAACATCCTTTCCATTTTTTCCagcagattttattttttttctttaaacactGAATATTGACATCAAAGAATGACTTGGATGAGTTACTGAGCCTAGCAGTACAAGAGAACTGAATTGACATTACAAAGCTAAAACTAAAGCAACCTAGATTAATAATGGTATCAGTTaacctggcacaggcatgatgggccaaacggcctccttctgtgctgtatcactctATGATCCCATTATACAAGTTCCCCAAGTATTCCACACTCCTGTAAACACTATGGCCCTGATATTTTCGGGGAAGTGGTCGAGGGAACGGGGGTACGtgtttgcgggggtggggggggggtgggggagaaccgGGAAATGCCGGGAACGCggtggtcctgccgaatttaatggcaggacctcattatcatttttttactctgttttccacccggcagccggccagattgagaggcttgcCGGTTGCCGGGTGGGAAAGTCagcggtagaaggccgcagcctgGTACTgttggggacggtccccagcaaCCGAGAAACATCACGGTTTGGTGGGGAGTTTGGCGTCGGAccggcaattgggagggagggccGGACAGATTCGGGATCGCGGGTTTGGGGGCGGGGGTCAGCACGATTGCTGCAGACGATTTGCTTGAGGGAccggggaggagcactcctgctcctcctggcccacaagcagtgctattaaAAGTACTTCCCCGCAGGATCCGGATGCtgtcgcctccctttagctgcctggGTTTGTCGaatcctgggaaacccggccggccagTGTTAAATTAAAATGGctaccaaaatctgaggaacggagcctcattaacatattataatcacgGACCCACCTCTCTCGAACTGGTTACTTGGAAGCCCCCAAACCCATCACGGTTAACACAGAAGTAGGTATATTTGTGGCGGCTTGGGGTCGGGGTTTTGTTAATTTGTCAATTTAACTCCCCCGGCCCCCTCTCGCCCatcgtggggggttaaaattcccccttaccTGTGTGCTCTGGTCACGTGGTACTCTGCTAATGCTGACAACACATCTAATTTCCTTAAAATCTCTCTATAACTCACAATTTAATGCCCATCTTTGAACCACTGCAATTGTTTTGATAACTTGAAACACACTGCTCATTTGGAAGCTTCCAGGTGCTGATTCTGCTGTTTAAACTCTTCCAGAACGATGTTCATCCTAAGACCAGAGCAGGCTAACAGTCTACCTGCATGTTAGATACCGAAGAGCAAGTGACTTGTTTACATCAGGAACTTTTGGTTTGCAAACCATAAACGTCTGATGGCAATGGCCCTTTAATAATAGAGGAAAGTAAGAGAAACAATTTTTGTGACTTGTTTCATTTGTTCCATTTCTATGCACACAGTCTTCATGAGGGAATTTTAAAACTGCATCAACggcaaaaaatatttttggatGAAGCACACATGTTGCATGATTAAATATTTCAAATTCTGGAACTCTGGCCTTTTTGAAGTGGAATTAAACTGAATGTTGTGAAAGAGCCCTTTTATTATATTACTCACACCTCTCTTCATTTTGTCACCCTTGAGATTTTCTCTAGTGATCCTTCCTCCTATGGGCAGACCAGTCTAATTGCCTATTTATGGCTGTTGGGCTGACATGGCATAATTCCTGTGTTAAGAATTATTGAGGATTATTGCTTCCTATATAAACCCTTGTCACCTGTAATCCAATTTTCAACCAATGGGTGAATCATGCTGTGCTGATTTAAGGGTCTAAATGAATAATTACAGAAAACTGGCAGAGAAAACACATACAGAAAACATCCAAGATCGATGATGAAAGGAAAATAAGTAAAGTGATGTCAGGCACAGTAATTTATGAATAAAGCAGGCATCATGAAAAATAAGTATTTTTCCCCACTCCCAGCTGACTTGTGTAAGGTTCTTATACACTGCCTAGAAATCAAAGTttttaattataattttaaaagtaTAAATCCTGGAAATGAGCATTAAAGATTTCAGTGAGCAGACATTTAACACGTTCATATGGCATTCCTTGTTGTTCTCTTTTAGTTGAGGTATAaatccatttaaaatgaatggattaaCACCACAATTAGAATAGCAGGCAGGGAAATGTCATTCAAGTATGTTAAGCATTTGTCCATTAACATCACCAACTGTAATTGCCAGCCCTCAATTTCAAAATTAGGCACAATTACTCCATCTAGTGGCTGCTGTGTGTGGAATGGTTTCCTTTTCCTGCTTTgtgacatggggcatgattttatctcaGAGCCGGGTACCCCGTGCATCcgtagatattcgcgtggggaactcGGGGAAGCCAAttgagtgcatcgcaatctgcaattgcaactcagttgaaggtgagtatttgtgcttccgggtttcccatgcgccaggcagcctgattgacaggctggatgcCTGTCGGACGGGAAAGGAGCCGTGAATTGGAGGGGGTGgcgggagggatagagagatcgtgggccgtggaagaaatcggagttggggggggggggggggacgtggAGGACATCAGGGGGCCAGCCAGCATTGGGGATAAGGAACGGTGGTGTGGGTCCAGCCTGCATCGGGGATCGTGGAGGGGAGGGGACccagccagcatcgggatcggggggggagggtccagCATCGGGATCAGGGGGGGAGGGTCCAGCATCGGGAtcagggggggagggttcagcatcgggattgtgggggaggaaggggaccagcatcggtggggtggggtgggggggtagtagGTTGTCATCCAATgacgggggtcctgtcggccaggtgagcttgttcggcctagatgaagcactcctgctgctctgggcccacaagcagtgcaataaaggcactcacctcatggatcaggcccttcctttcacctgacgtgactcagaagtgatgggaaacctaaACAAGTAAGGTTacattcatttaagttttccaatacacaaagaattgagtacctcaactatttcaatgaggtactttGCCCTTTTAATTATCggcctgccagctttaagtgggggcgggacttcttgATATCTGCTGTGCACACGCAGACATCCTGCCTGGCTCAATCCTGGAAGTGAGCacgatgcggtcccgctccaaaaagctgttacttTAACATTCCACACGCCCCCaaaccacctgttcttgggggttaaaattatccccattgtATTTGAGGGCTGATTCTGTGCTACCAGGGAAAATAGCCCTGGGATTGCTACACACCCAAGCGCACTCACATGACTGGAATGGGGAGCTAAATTCGATGCATGCAGCCTTTAAACGGCTATTATTGAAAATGAAAGGGAAGCACCTACTTAACAGTAATTTGCTGCATACAGAGGATAAAAATATCGAAGCCCCTTTTAAAGGCTCAATAATGGTCACATCATTTTTCAGCCTTCGAAAAGATtatctggggggtggggaggagggcgtGGGGGGTTGGGTCAGAACTGACAGGCAAAGTCAAAAGGACAGAAATGCAATGTGAAATTACAGAACAGAGGCTGTGGGCCAATGGCAGAGCCAGGCTGATCCTGACCCCTGTTTGATGGACGGCAAAGTGGACAACCTGCTGCGTGAGGTGAAGGCGAAGATGCTTTTCCTTTTTTTGGCATTCATGGGCACCCCCTCAGAATTCAGCAGTGCACCTTGCCTGGCAGGATATAATGACCCGAATGAACACTGTCCACAGTACATGCAGCACCTGGAAACACATGCAGGAGACTGTACACTTTAAAGAATCTGGCAAGTTAAGACTAATCAACAGTAACATGTACCAAATAGATGGCACATTCTTTCATTGCATCTCATGCATACTCATACCTCAGCAGGGTACATAGTCAGGATGCAACATATAGTTGAAAGCCTCGCTACACTCACATCTTCAAAGAGCTTCAGGTTGAACGCATGGCAGCCATCAGTGACCCTCCTTACTTTGGGAAGTGCACCACTGTGGTGACATTAGATATGTGTGCCATGGTATTCAGAGGGAAAGGTGATACATGCTGACTGTGCTGACCAAAGTTTCAGTCACCTTTCTGATCCATATATCTGATCCATATATTGGCAGCATTTTACCTGATATTGTTATTGGTGGGTAAGTTCCTTGTTGCCAGAAAATTACTGCTGTAATACCCTTGCCTTGCTTACCAGTATAGTTACCTGTTTGGACACCGTGTCCTATTGGTATTTTCACAGATCCTTCTTTTTGGTGAGAGACCTTGACATCCATACCCATGAAGGGTGATTCCAGAATCCGGTACTCCCACCAGCAGTGCAGCTTGGTTGTGTCGTGGTTTTTGCCCCGTAGGAAGGATGCTTTTCCTTTTCAATGACCAGTGTATTAAATTCTATCtcttgtttttattcattctcgtgatgtgggcatcgctggcaaagctgacacctattgcccatccctagttgccttgagaaggtgggcctTCTTCTGGAACCACTGCATTCCATGAGTTGCTCATACAATGCtgttagcggtttgatacaactgagtggcttgctgggccaattcagaggacagttaacCACATTGGCATAGGACTGGAATCAtatataagccagaccgggtaaagatggCAGACTTTgttccttaaaggacattggtgaaccaaatgggtttttacgacctctggattattagtccagtaacataaccactacactgtaGTACCCTGTTTTATTGACGCATGGCCTCTTAGCGTAAATTTTCCTCACCCACCAGAAGTGCATAATTGAAAATTATGCAGCCAAAGCTTGTGTTTTTCCATCTACCATGAACAGAAAACCACAGAATTTTTTGATTTTGCGGTGCTGGCAGGCAAGGCTCCACACAGGGAGCGCAGAAATGGAAATTTCACCCTCTTGTGTCATTTCTTGGACTCTGCCATAATTTCCACAATTACTGTTACCTGCATAACTTGCTTAAATCAGGTAGTTTGTTTCCATGGATAAAAATGTTACATTTGTCTCATGTCAATTTACATTGATTAGATGGTTTATTTTCTGCAACAGTCTAAGTGAAACAGCAGAGCCAGAAATGAGCAGTTCGCTGGTAATTGTAGAGAGTCAAAACTACAATCTTTTGATAGCTGTGTCACTGCTTAAAGTATAAAAGGTAGAAATTGTGATTGCTGATGTTCACAACCAAATATTTAACATGTTTGTACTACGTTTCTGTGCATGCTATTTTTATGACAGCATTAACGTAAAATAAACACTGAGAGACATGTATCACACAGAAAATTATTTCTGATTTATTTCTACTCATTTCCATCAATATAGAAAAGAACTAACTAAAGAAACAAACTTAAATTTTTAGTATTTCTTGTCAAGGGCGTTTTATTGCATTCACCATGATAATTGAGTACTCTCTGTAGAGTTCACTTTGTAATCTAGTCTTTTGGATTCATTGTCACTAGGGATGAGTTACAAGGCAGTATTCAGAAGTCAAAGGGACCCAAATTGGTTTAATTAAAGGGTAAGATAATTTTTTCCTAATTCATCATTGAATCATTTTGTGTCAGTATTG contains the following coding sequences:
- the LOC137306996 gene encoding superoxide dismutase [Cu-Zn]-like, translated to MEVTKAICFLKGDGSVAGTITLKADEGGHKTTVKGEISGLTPGKHGFHVHTFGDISNGCGSAGPHFNPCNKTHGAPQDKKRHVGDPGNIEADENGTARFEIEDRLLRLSGKHSILGRTMVVHEKEDDLGKGNDKESLESGNHGAGVAWGVIGIDEDTK